The stretch of DNA ACTGGCCTTCTAAAGTTGTTGATTGGGAACCAGTGAGGAAGCATGATCTACACAACTATAAGTCAAAAGAATAAAGTTGACTAAGTAAGAAAGCTAGCAACACACATCTCTGGTTTCAGATGGTATGCACACTAACATAGCAGAAGTGTGCTGCACAGTATAAAATGCCATGTCCGCCAGTTGGACAAGGTCTCTTTAGGTTTTTGTGGTGCAATATGTTTGCTAGCAAAGGATTGGTTAACATCCTACAGATTTCCTCAAGCACAAGGGACACAATTGATAATACTCACCAGTTGTTCAACCTGTGGTTCCACTTTAAGAAAACGGGGGTCATCGAGCACATCGTGGATACTCTTTATTTTGTCCTTCACAAAAGAAGCTGCCTCATTCTCCTCTTCTTCTACTTCATCTCCAAACGAGAGCACATTAAGTTGCCTACAGGATGAATGGACAGTCAAATGAAATCCAACACCGATACCTTATCTTTGCAAGGAAAATTGGTTCCAACATGCAGAGAACATACTTAACAGCTTTCTTCTCTGGTTTCCTCTCAGCATCAGCCTTGGGAGCAGGCTGAATCTTCTTAAGTTGTCGTGGAACTATATCATCAAATGGGTTCCAGAGTACCTATAAAAGCAGAAACACACATAACTAAGCAACATCTACTTAGGCTTCACAAGTAACAGTAAAACAGATAGAAGAATCTGCTTCATTGCAGAAGTACCAGAACTAAATGAAACATGAGGGGAATAACTACCTCAACTGAAAGAATTTTCTGTGGGTATACAGGCCGATCATCCTTATCAGTCTCGATATCAGCCAAGGCCAGAAGATTGAAGATAGAATCCCCAGTGACCTGGACGCACACATACATACATGGTAAACTGTATAATCACCTCCAATGGGGACAGTCAAGGTAGACACGTACCTTCCCAAAAATTGTATTCTTCTTATCAAGCCAATCGCAGCGGTCAAGGGTAATAAAGAACTGGCTTCCGTTCGAATGAGGTGTGCCAGCATTGGCACATGCCAATAAACCCCTGTGATTAAACCTCAAACGTGAATGGAACTCGTCAGCGAACGGTGCCCCATAGATGCTCTCACCCCCTGCAGATTGATGTCAGATACTCATCAGGTTCAGTTCAGAACACCCCCAAATCCACCAATCACATGTATGGCTCGAACGATATTCAAAACTGAGACACTAATCATTAATTTGATGCACAATCCGCGATTCAGTTGGGTAAAGACCGACAGTGAAATCCGGAATCAGAAACCCTATATCGTAGGTCTGGTTAGGGTTTAGGATCTCACCGGTGCCGGAGCCGGTGGGGTCGCCGCCCTGGATGAGGAAGGACTTGATGACCCGGTGGAAGAGGGTGCCGTCGTAGTAGCCCTCCAGGCATAGCTGAACGAAGTTGCGCGTGGCCTTGGGGGCCTCCTTGGCCCACAGCTCGATGTCGATCGGACCGGCCGTTGTCTGCACCACCACCTTCCCTTTCGTCGGCGGCTCAAGCACATACACCGACGACATCTTGCCGGCCTGTCCTACCCCGCcggccgccggccgccgcctcgactCTCGCGCTCCGGCAGGTCGGTCTGTCTCGAGATTGTGGTTCCGGTGGTCCGGTTCGTCTGGCCCTGTTTGCGCTCGATTCTAGAACCGCCTCCACCAAATCGCCTGTTCCACAGAGCTGTTTTTTGTTATGGTAATATGTGTCTGGTGTCTCGTTCATATCATAAAAAACAAAGTACAAGTCGCGTAAAAATCGACCAGACAAAACTAAAAAGATAGCAAAATATCTTTAAATTTGACACTAACATATCATAATCTCATTCATATCATAAAGAATAAAGTACAAATCACGTAAAAATCGACATGATAAAACTAAAAAGATAGCAAAACATCTTTGAGTTTGACACCAACACCCGTCATCTATCTCCGGCATCACCACAGTAGCCACCGAAGAAAAGAATGACGAATTATCTCCTCACCCGAACTCGACGCGGCTTCATCGCTGATATGCAGCTTTGCGGACCTCCAAAATAGCTCAACAGAAGTAAAGTCATTGTCGTTGAACGAATCATATTGGGGCAACACTCCGGACACGCCATCGAACTCCAGATTTGGCACCCCATCACGACTAAGACGCCGAAGGAGGAAACCATGCCTGCCATCCACGAATCACGAACCCAGCACACGTTCCGTCTTTCAGATGTCGTCGATGCAGACCATAATCTGCAATCGCTCCTGGACTACCTCCCAAGCTCCACACCGACGCTGGAGCAAACGTCGTCGCAACGGCGGAGCCCAAGGACACAGGTCCACCAAGAGGATGCCGCCGCCACGCCATCCTTACTTGAACAGACTGGCTTCCAAATCCACCCCCAACCGTAGGACCGATGGCCTCGTTAGGAAGGATCCGAAAAATCTTTATTCAGCGTTTTCATCGTCGTCACCGAAGCGAATACGATGAACAGGCTAAAGACATAGACTACACGTGAGTAAAAACAATCCACACGCGTGGATCCGGTGACCCCCCTCACCACCGACGACCGAGATCGCCGACGAAGGGGAGCCGCCGGAGGACAGCGCTGAAAGATGGTCTCTCCTGACGGCGGCTAGGGTTCCAGCCGCCAGGGAGCAAGGAGGAGAGAAAAACAATCTGGTCACGTTCCACATAGATGTTTACGCGCCATGAAAACATAGTGTATATGGTATGTTTCCTTAACGTGGATACGTATTACTCTTCTCTTCTCAGGTAACATGGAGCACTTGTTTAAAAGGCTACAACTATTATTTTAAGACCCCTAAATATTCCAAAGAAGAAATGTACTATATATACAGATGTGTAGTATGTGCATATGAAGTTTTCATCAGTATATCTTCTAAGCTATGGTGTACACCACAAAGACAAATATATATAGTTTCAAATGGAATTAGTCTTTGGTTTTTTAAACCACAAAATTATTATTTTATGTAGCCTACAAATAAATAAATTCATAGCCACACTATTTGGACGTGCCTACTaagttagagcatctccaataatAGTTGCAGAAAAAAAATTACTTTTGCATCTTCGAGGCCCAAAAACCCCTTTCCGACACATGATGTATATGCAAAAAAATATAATATATCTCCGCCTCACGGAGATATAAATAAAACACTTCGTGATGCAAATATACATCTCCACCTACAGGAGATGTAAATTTGCCAGCCGCGCGCCAACCACCCAACTGCCTTCCTCCCGCTTCCGCGCGACCGTCGTCCGTCCGTCTAGCGGCGTCATGGGCTAATTTGGCCCAAAATCGACACTGTTGCGGCCTGCCCGACGGCCGCCCGCCACGCTGCCACTACACCCGCCTGTCCCCCGCCGCCTGCCTCGTGGTATTAGCGTCGGCTGTCCCCTGCAGCGCCGATTCGTTTTCAGCCGCTGGAGGTTGTGGTCGGGCCGGTCGCCGTTATGCCTTCCACGGCGAGGTCGTGGTCGGGCTGGGCTTGTTCCTAGCCAAGACCAACCGACGGTCGCCCGCCTACCGTTCTTCCCGCCACGCGTAGCCGCTCGCCCGCCTACGTCGTCTTCTCTGCGGGATTGCGGTCGTCTCCTCTGTCGAACCCCGTCGCCGCCCGGACAAGCCGCAGCCGACCGATTTCTTCCTCCCCCCCAAGCAAGGTGTTTGACGAAATTCCCCCAAGGTAAAAATGAGCAAACTTGAAGGGTTTTTGTATTGTGGTTGGGGAGGTAGTTTGACAGTGATTTCCGCATTGTAGATGAGCTCGTGCGACTCCTCTTTCGTGGAAGATTCCTCATCGGATGAGGGATTTGATTTGAACGAAGAAGAGGACTTTCTATGCTAGTGGCGATGCACAAGAGGAAGAAGCCGAAGCACGACGGTTCCGTGTATGCTAGTGGCGATGCACAAGAGGTTGATGCACAATTATTTTGGTTCACCATCCATTTTTCAGTGGTACTTCTGACGCCCGTTCAGAATGTCCAAAGACTTGTTCATACACATTTGCAATTTTCGTGAAGCAACATGCGATCCTTCGAGCAAAGAAGGAATTGTGCCGGGTTGCTTGGACATAGCAACGAGCAGAAGGTCACCGACACTTCGCACATGATGGCCTATGCGTTCCGGCGGACTACATTGATCAGAACTTTGCGATGGCAGAGAGCACCTCTATCTTCTATGTCAAACAATTTACAAAGACTATGGTAGAAGTGTTTGGTGCAGAGTATTTGAGACACTCAGAGCTTTTGGAGATGAACAAAGCTCGTGGGTTTCTAGGTATGCTAGTGAAAGTTCTAGTTATCGACTAAAGgaggtgaataggtgatttttatggaagtcttcgaAACAAGCAATGTCTTCAAAGACAGGAAACTAAAACAGTAACTAAACAGGATGCAGCGGAAGATAAACTACACTAGGCATGCAAAGAGTGTCAAAGTACAATAAAGGAGACGCATGAAGACAAGTAGCAGCTAGGTAGAACCAATCATATTTGGAAGATAGTGTGAAGATAAATACACAGTCAGAGAGAATGTCTTCACACAATGTCTTCGAACAGAACAAGCAAGCAAGGATTTCACGAGGCTAAACTGTAAGTAAAGGAGTGAAGTGGTAGAACCAGTTGCTTGATGAAGACAAGgttttggtagaccagttccagttgttgtgacaactgtatgtctggttagggaggctaagGTTGAATTCAGAAGACCAAgccttcaccttattcccctcgAGCCAAGATCCGCGGATCTCGCCCAATCACTCAAGAAAGTCTTCAAGGTAgtcttccaaaccttcatagactttgttcaccagcaatccacagtgactcttggatgctcaaaacaCGATGCCTAACCGACTTGAAGATCATAGtcttcaagtgtaataagtcttcggTTCACACGAAACAGAAAGGCTCCAGTAATGCTTAATGCACTTtgggctctgggtgttttgggtttgtcctcgcaaggattctctctcaaaggcttcggaggtggatttctctcaaacgacaaaaacCGTACACAATACTCGGAGCAGACACCAACTTATAGTgaagggggtgggctatttatagccaggaggcaacccaacatgatatgtccgaaatgaccctgggtcaatGGACAACCGACATGTGTCCAATGGTCGGATTTCAAACACATGCGACAGCATGACTTGGGCTCCAAGTAAAGCTAACTCAACCAACTTTGGAAGAGATTTTCTCTCATTATCTTCAGTCGAAGACATGTGACTTTAGGTTGAGCATCATGTCGGTTTTCTGACTTTGTTTAcctcgaccccacttaacagttcggtggttcctatgactcgggaaaaaagaaaaatgaaactACGAATCTTCACGCTTCATTGCCTTCAAGCAAATGTCTTCACGTGACATTATCTTCAACACGAATGTCTTCGcgaaccaccattgtcttcaatgtcttcatacactTTTAGGGGTCATCTTCGATGGGTAAACTGAATTAAGAGGGACTTCTACATGTGTTCTCCTGTGaatctcacaaacacattagtccctcaaccaagtttatcgtcaatactccaaaaccaactaggggtgacactagatgcacttacagctaGGTTCCATCgattgcatgcattggaaatgaaAAAATTGCCCAAAAGCATGGAATGGACAGTTCAAGGGTCGTGGGAAGGATGCCACTATCATCCTTGAGGCCATTGCCGATCAAGAAACATGGTTTTGGCATTCATATTTTGGGACACATGGATCTtgcaatgacatcaacgtgctcgGCCGGTCACCTCTTTTTGCCAAGTTAGCAAATGGAGAAGAACCACTAGTGACCTTCGAATCAGATGGCCGCACATACAACTATGTGTACTATCTTCCAGATGGGATCTACCCGAGGTggactactgagggagtcctggattagggggtcccggGGCTATGTGAcctgggccggactgatgggtcgtgaagatacaagatagaaggccttcccccgtgtctggatgggactctcccttgcatggatggcaagcttggcatccggatgtgtagtttcctttctctataaaccgactctatacaaccctaggcccctccggtgtctatataaactggaggggttagtccgtagaggctaagacaaatcatacaggctagacatctagggtttagccattacgatctcgaggtagatcaactcttgtaacccctatactcatcaaagtcaatcaagcaggaagtagggtattacctccattaagagggcccgaacctgggtaaacatcgtgtcccctgcctcatgttaccttcgatcctcagacgcatagttcgggacctcctacccgagatctgccggttttgacaccgacattggtgctttcattgagagttccactgtgtcatcaaCAGAAGGCTCGATGGCTCGTTCGATCATCTATAACGATGTCGTTTCCGGGGAAGCTTTCCTCCTCGgccagatttttgtattcggtggcttcgttCTGCGTGCCAACTCGATTGGCCACCTCGAACAGATCGACAactacgcccctggtcatcagatcagtttcgGGAACCTAAATTATGTTGTTGATAttcgaggagacttgatcttcgaagggttcgcGGCCCCGACCACTTCTCTAGCCTTAGATCCAGAGCAAACCACCAGGTCCAAAGATGGGAGTTTGGAGCCCACCAGACTTTGTGCTGCGAACCGCACTATTAAGGATCCGGAGGCGATTGTGTCCACGGCGAATTCGGGATTAGACCGGGTTCCCCCTATCATTAAAAGTCTGGACTCGACCCCGGATTCCGGATCCAAACTCTCGAAATCCGCGCCAAGCAAGCATGGCCAGGGGTCCTTCGCCCCGGCCGGCCCCGCGGACTCTCATTTCCCTATACAAACCTCGCTATTAAACGAGGCTctggtgaaagtgcaactatccctaggtggttttggtaattcataacaacatatagctcattgagctaatgctattccaagatgattatttcaggaaagctcaatgattggcatggcatggatgtgaaagtggaaccctcaaaatgctaaggaaaaaggattggctcaagctcaaaagctcaagactcttcattttatattttagtgatccaagatcacattgagtctttaggaaaagccaatactatcaaggatggatgaggtgttgcataatgagcctcttgcttcatgtgcttagtgatatgctccaaaaaccctcaactactttcccatatccatatatgacctaaaccctaagccaaactcggtcctaccgattcttcctatccggcgccaccgagtttcacttgtcattagccactgccaaaccctagcaattcggttctaccgatagggatctcggtctcaccgagatgggattgcaaactctctatttccctttcgtaacttttcggtctcactgaaagagcgaatcggtcccatcgagattgcaatgtaaattcagtgtttcccctttgtaacttttcggtctcaccgaaagagcaaatcggtcccaccgagtttgcctgaccaactctctggttagctaattaccaaattcggtctcaccgagtttgtgtaatcggtctcaccgagattacgttatgctcaaaccctaaccatatcggtcctaccgagttgcatgtcagtcccaccgaaaatctctaacggtcactaggtttacattttcggtccgaccgagtttgttgattcggtcccaccgagattggaaaactatgtaacggttggattttgtgtggaggctatatatacccctccacctcctcttcattcggagagagagccatcagaacacatacaccattccaactcttatgttctgagagagaaccacctactcatgtgttgagaccaagatattccattcctaccatatgaatcttgatctctagccttcccaagttgctttccactcaaatcttctttccaccaaatccaaatcctatgagagagagttgagtgttggggagactatcatttgaagcacaagagcaaggagttcattacctacacaccatttgttacttcttggagagtggtgtctcctagattggctaggtgtcacttgggagcctccgacaagattgtggagttgaaccaaggagtttgtaagggcaaggagatcgcctacttcgtgaagatctatcgctagtgaggcaagtcctgtgtgggcgatggccatggtgggatagacaaggttgcttcttcgtggacccttcgtgggtggagccctgtgtggactcgcgcaaccgttaccctttgtgggtggagccctgtgtggactctcgcaaccgttaccctttgtgggttgaagtctccatcaacgtggatgtaggatagcaccacctatccgaaccacgggaaaaacatccgtgtctccaattgcgtttgaattctccaaacccttccctttacattcttgcaagttgcaagctttactttccgctgccaatatactctttgcatgcttgcttgaactgtgtgatgattgcttgacttgtcctaaaatagctaaaatctgccaagaactaaaattgggaaaaggttaagtttttatttggtcaagtagtctaatcacccccctctagacatactttcgatcctacatctggacttaatgcgatccctcgcCATTAGAGAGGAATCACCTCTGAACTACGCCCAACCCGGACTAGGAGCTGAGAGCAGGGAATTTTACATCctacccaccacccacttcatagtcATTATCAAAtatttaaccgacatgctggattacgcctccaaagacatcgacgacatggacgacgatgccggagacgaaCAAGGCCAGGACCCACCGTttaccggacgttggacggccaccgCCACATATGACATGTATATGGTGGACACACTCAAAGAAGATGACGACGGCAACATGAAGGATCCGGTTGAGGACAAGCCTGTTGAGGCACCTCCAAAGtgtcgacgtcagcggcgccgctcaaaatcgcgTCGTGGCAAAGACAGTAATACTGGCACCAAAGACGATAACACTCCGGAGGGTGCCGAAGACCCCAAAGCCCCTGTCGAGCCCACATCCGAACAGGATGATGTGGAGGAGGGGCAAGTTAACCCCGGCGATACGGTCAGGAACGAGGACTCGGAGGACGGTAATTATCTACCGCTCTCCGAGGACGATGTGAGCCTCGGTGATGAAGACTTCATCATGCCAGAGGAACcactcgagcaggagcgcttcaaacGCCAGCTAATCGCCACCGCGAGAAGCCTAAAaaagcagcagcaacagctccaagccgaacaagatacgctcaacgacagatggacccAGGTCCTAGCTGCCGAAGAGTATGGCCTTCAACACCCAACAAAAACTTATCCGAAGCGCCGGCTACTGCcacaattcgacgacgaggccgTCAAGCCAAACCCGTCGAAGTACGATCGTGCCGATGAACCAGATCGGCCACCATGTGGGCGTGACAAAGCATCCACCCACACCGAACACCAACCCGCACCACCTCGCCGTAAGGGCAGAGAGACAGCGGCTCCAGGATACACCTACGATTTACGACAAGACCTCAATAATAGAGCAGACCAaaccagatcaatctatggatcaagggggcGTGCCCCAACACGAGAAGACAAGCAGCTTGGCCTGACAGGCATAACCTCACCTGGGCCGAAAATCGCATACGGACTTCATCCGAATTGCGTCATGACGTCGCCCGATACAGAgacgccgcacaccccttatgcttcactgatgaggtaatggagcaccagttcctagaagggtttaaacctgtgaacattgaatcatatgacgaatcaacagatcccgcagtatggattgaagatttccttctccacatccacatggcccacagtgacaatctccatgccatcaaatacctccccctcaaactcaagggaccagcacggcactggctaaacagcctcccagaaaactcaattggcagctgggaagatcTGGAGGATGCCTTTaaagacaacttccaaggtacctatgttcggcctccagatgccgatgaccttagtcacatagtccagcaacccgaAGAGTCAGCCTGGaagctctggaccaggttcttaattaaaaaaacaaattgtagactgtccggacgccgaagcccttgcggcctttaaacacagcgtccgggacgagtggcttgcccgacacctcgaCCAAGAAAAACTGAAGTCCATGGCAGCTCTCACCGCACTTATGACatgcttttgtgcgggagaagacagccgGCTCAGTCGTAGAAGCAACAACACCAGCGACcctggcacctccgaagccagagatggcaacggcaagccacgatgcaacaaacacaagcgtcgaagcaacaACGAAGATACCAAAGACAcgacggtcaatgccggattcagtggctctaaacccggtcaacggaagaagccattcaaaggaaacaaggatggtccatctagtttggacagaatactcgatcggccttgccagattcatggcacccctgacaagcctgccaatcataccaacagaaaatgttgggtctttaaacaggccggtaagctaaacatCGAACATAAGGGGAAAGGACCGCCCAACGAGGACGACGATGAGGAGCCTCGccaaccgaacacagggggacagaagaaattcccCCTGAAGTAAAAACGGTGAATATGATCTACGTTACTCATATCCCTAAGCGGGAGCGCAAACGCGCATTAAGGGACGTCTATgccatagagccagtcgccccaaaattcaacccatggtcatcttgtccgatcactttcgatcgcagagaccacccgactagtatccgtcatggaggttcggcaGCATTGTTCCTCGATCCAATTATCGACGGATTCCATCTCACGCGAGTCcttattgtaacatcccaattttcattTTGGATGTTAtttagatcattcatatgcatccatcatttatgcatttttgaaatttgttttatttgaatttgatcctagaaaccttaagcaactcaatgaccgattgagagagttggaggttttctaaaaaaatccattttttttgaatttacaaAAATTGCAAATTGGATCAAAGAGATTTATTCAAAATACTTTTCCAATAAGTTCAAACAAATAAAATAATgggagaagataatatgacttcttcaaaaacagtaaagaaatattggaaatttaattttgaataaaatatattttatttgattttattggcgtgtttaattatttttattattactaaaatatttatttttattttaggCATTTAGatccagaaaaatgttcacattaGTCCAAATATTAGGAGGGAATTATGTGAATTTTCCAGaatttttaaaaatatttttGTTATGTTTTTCGTATTTTTCGTCTCTTTGGaaaaattatttttttaaaaaaaatgtttcgggccgccgaactgggccgaagcccagcccaGCCGGCCTTTCCCCGCGCGCCATCACCGACCCTGGGCGAGAGTCTGCCCGCTAcacgccgccggccgccgccgtaTCCGAGGCGGACTCctccgccgccttgccccctcgcccaagccgtCGTCCCCTCTTTAAATACCGGGCCTCCCCAACCCCATCTCTCCCTAACCCCAGCCACCACCGTTGCCGCAAGTAGCTGTCGCCGCCGCAAGCCACCGCCGCCGGAGCCGTCGCCGTTTGTCGCCTCGCCCGAGCCGTCGCTagagagccgccgccgccaccgccgtcgaACCGCCCAAACTGGTAAAACCGCCACCCGGTCCGGTTTTCTTTTAGTTTTCGGTTTTTTGTTTAAACCCGATTTTTTAAATTTAGTTTAGTTAATTAACGAATGTTTTCTGTTTAGGCAGTATTAACGAACGTTTTTGTTCGTTGGGTTTTCGTAGCGGACGTTAgtccgatagatttttctttttctgttttattttcgGTCAGGGACCCATCCGTGAATATTTCTTCATAGATTAGCCCCTGATTTTTAAACCCTCGTAACTTTTTGCTCGCTTAgtcaaatccaacgaaaccaacaccaatttcttcgttatgatcccctctgtCCAGCTAACCAActtaaacatatttttgaaagtttaaaaatTGGTTTCAAACagattttaatttgaacttcttttgatcgtaacttgagtttcgtaattccgatttggttgattctttttgcaaatcgaagttCTTGGCCTAACCTTTCCGTTAAGATCTTTTTCTTCGGTTTTCTTTGCATCTtca from Triticum urartu cultivar G1812 chromosome 3, Tu2.1, whole genome shotgun sequence encodes:
- the LOC125543990 gene encoding peptidyl-prolyl cis-trans isomerase CYP57, producing the protein MSSVYVLEPPTKGKVVVQTTAGPIDIELWAKEAPKATRNFVQLCLEGYYDGTLFHRVIKSFLIQGGDPTGSGTGGESIYGAPFADEFHSRLRFNHRGLLACANAGTPHSNGSQFFITLDRCDWLDKKNTIFGKVTGDSIFNLLALADIETDKDDRPVYPQKILSVEVLWNPFDDIVPRQLKKIQPAPKADAERKPEKKAVKQLNVLSFGDEVEEEENEAASFVKDKIKSIHDVLDDPRFLKVEPQVEQLSKEEEEKKNETVLSIREALISKKADSREPEHDPENDDSPEDENEEDFDNRMRSRILKKRRELGDIRQSQSSKKDKTPQKDKELPAHRSDDDDDDDDHQSSKSRKLSLKKKGIGSEANTERMSRGDVNLQLLNPADQEKHLKKQRKRSLQGREEETLAKLQKFKASLMSNKPANMETKAEDSEDYKEWHANRLTFAPESSKDGMTRKDDPNDYVVVDPLLEKGKQKFNKMQAKLKKRDREWAGRSLT